A single Penaeus chinensis breed Huanghai No. 1 chromosome 7, ASM1920278v2, whole genome shotgun sequence DNA region contains:
- the LOC125027201 gene encoding GPI mannosyltransferase 4-like: MECRKRSKSRASAYEGFKSAERRALKPVKISDSSIFWWMLAAARLYLASVQTGYIHPDEFHQSVQVMARDVLNIDAQKPWEFHTSTPIRSVAFSAIVSLPYLLIRYVTVVASYFEFEILTPRILLVAPRIYMTLLSFVADFCVYRIAKMCYIRPWQCVEVFASSYIMLVYATRTFSNSLELILIAILYWRVCESMVESGKVMRQENILKDLYETADSMQEKVKLTRMKTKLPPYNFKDSAIISTVVTLGVFIRPTFLAFSFVPVAYWLQRGVVTKEVDFSYFHLRCMSLLPGVVIVFLTCMLADSFYYGSLTFTELVFWNVTSNSFTVTPINFLMYNIKQENLATHGLHPQYLHLVVNLPILHGVLGVLGLWSVSKYAANLCLNKISKKPKVYSVATMLLLSFIFPVLALSLIPHQEPRFLLPTLIPLVILHADDIFLYSPSRRRLTKHFIFAMWHVWNIFCVIVFGFLHQGGVTKTMFKVHEHILERPAHTNMHIVFSNMYTPPTFLLLRRVNVIAKTEEGRKYRIPKSVFTYNAGGSRSVNDLHEIAAEVYGEAITNSTNEADVLLCLPASLTQELFRSKPENVSLIRLQRVRGHLTLEDPPDLSLKDANFTRSCGQLCQFLDRLDQFSIDIIRMKFNSDFMKPKNRVSKDLIMDVDTPTFPLDEEEMCKEEEEEEEEEEVGKLVEEEEAGKIEEEEAAAAEEDEAEFQEFEEFDEEEDEWPL; encoded by the exons ATGGAATGCCGAAAGAGGTCAAAGAGTCGCGCTTCGGCTTACGAGGGCTTCAAATCAGCCGAGAGGAGGGCACTGAAGCCTGTTAA aattTCAGACAGTTCCATCTTCTGGTGGATGCTGGCTGCGGCTCGGTTGTATCTGGCATCTGTGCAGACTGGCTACATTCATCCAGATGAATTTCACCAAAGTGTACAGGTCATGGCTC GTGATGTGCTCAACATAGATGCACAGAAGCCATGGGAATTCCACACTTCAACCCCCATCCGGTCAGTCGCCTTCTCTGCTATTGTGTCTCTGCCATACTTGCTCATCCGATATGTGACCGTTGTAGCCTCATATTTTGAATTTGAGATCCTGACCCCGCGAATACTGCTGGTAGCCCCTCGGATATACATGACTCTGCTGTCTTTTGTCGCGGATTTCTGTGTTTACAGGATAGCCAAGATGTGCTATATTCGGCCGTGGCAATGTGTTGAAGTGTTTGCTAGTTCATACATCATGCTTGTGTATGCAACAAGGACATTTTCCAATTCACTAGAGCTGATTCTCATTGCCATCTTGTACTGGAGAGTATGCGAGTCCATGGTGGAGAGCGGTAAGGTTATGAGGCAAGAGAATATTCTGAAGGACTTGTATGAGACAGCTGACTCCATGCAGGAAAAAGTGAAGTTGACACGCATGAAAACCAAGCTCCCACCTTACAACTTTAAGGACAGTGCCATCATATCAACAGTGGTGACTTTGGGCGTGTTCATCCGGCCAACATTCCTGGCCTTTTCCTTTGTTCCTGTGGCCTATTGGCTTCAGAGGGGCGTTGTTACAAAGGAAGTGGACTTCTCTTACTTCCACCTGCGCTGCATGAGCCTGCTACCAGGTGTTGTGATAGTTTTCCTAACTTGCATGCTGGCTGACTCCTTCTACTATGGCTCCCTCACCTTCACAGAGCTCGTCTTCTGGAATGTGACAAGCAACTCCTTCACAGTGACACCCATCAATTTTCTCATGTACAACATTAAGCAAGAGAACCTAGCCACTCATGGACTTCACCCACAGTACCTCCACTTGGTTGTCAATCTGCCTATTCTGCATGGTGTTCTTGGGGTCCTTGGGTTGTGGTCAGTGTCCAAGTATGCAGCCAACTTATGCCTCAACAAGATTTCAAAGAAGCCCAAGGTGTACAGTGTGGCCACAATGCTGCTCTTGAGCTTCATCTTTCCTGTTTTGGCTCTCTCGCTGATCCCCCACCAAGAGCCGAGGTTCCTGTTACCAACTCTGATTCCACTGGTCATCCTGCACGCTGATGACATCTTCCTTTACTCGCCGAGCAGAAGGAGGCTCACCAAGCATTTTATCTTTGCCATGTGGCATGTGTGGAACATCTTCTGTGTCATTGTGTTTGGTTTCCTTCACCAGGGAGGTGTGACAAAGACCATGTTCAAGGTGCATGAGCACATCCTGGAGCGGcccgcacatacaaacatgcacattgtCTTCTCAAATATGTATACTCCACCAACGTTCTTGCTCCTACGACGTGTGAATGTCATTGCCAAGACTGAGGAAGGGCGCAAGTACAGGATTCCCAAGTCGGTGTTCACTTACAATGCGGGTGGCTCTCGCTCAGTGAATGACTTGCACGAGATTGCTGCAGAGGTCTACGGTGAAGCCATCACTAACTCTACCAATGAGGCAGATGTCTTGTTGTGCCTTCCTGCCAGCCTCACCCAGGAACTGTTTCGATCGAAGCCTGAAAATGTGTCTCTAATTCGCTTGCAGAGGGTCCGAGGCCACCTCACTCTGGAGGACCCACCTGACCTTAGCCTTAAGGATGCTAACTTCACCCGGTCATGTGGCCAGCTCTGCCAATTCCTTGACCGCCTTGACCAGTTCAGCATCGACATCATCCGGATGAAATTTAACTCAGACTTTATGAAGCCCAAGAATCGGGTGTCAAAGGACCTGATCATGGATGTTGACACTCCTACATTCCCTCTTGATGAAGAAGAAAtgtgtaaggaggaggaggaggaagaggaagaggaggaggtggggaagttggtggaggaggaagaagctgggaagatagaggaggaggaggcagcagcagcagaagaggaTGAAGCGGAATTCCAGGAATTTGAGGAAtttgatgaagaagaggatgagtgGCCACTTTGA